A section of the Flaviflexus equikiangi genome encodes:
- the folP gene encoding dihydropteroate synthase: MEILGILNVTPDSFSDGGRWNTAERAIEHARSLIADGATIIDVGGESTRPGAAPLGFDEEWSRIGPVITGLVAEGITVSVDTYHAQTAKHAIAAGASIINDVTGGRVEPEIHAVVADSDALYVLQHSRGGAATTDETAVYDDIITDVGREMSAAIDKATAAGIDQSRLILDPGLGFSKVGDQDWEVLRRFDELVDLLPGRWLIGHSRKRFLGAVDGDRDTATAIVSALLYGRAWGVRVHNAGATAAAAELARRIHG, encoded by the coding sequence ATGGAGATCCTCGGCATCCTCAATGTCACCCCCGACTCGTTCTCGGATGGTGGCCGCTGGAACACGGCAGAGCGTGCCATCGAGCATGCTCGGAGCCTGATCGCCGACGGCGCGACGATCATCGACGTGGGCGGCGAATCAACCCGGCCCGGCGCCGCACCGCTCGGCTTCGACGAGGAATGGTCCAGGATCGGACCCGTCATCACCGGCCTCGTGGCCGAAGGGATCACCGTCTCCGTGGACACGTATCACGCGCAGACGGCGAAGCATGCGATTGCGGCCGGAGCCAGCATCATCAACGATGTGACGGGCGGCAGGGTGGAGCCTGAGATCCACGCCGTCGTGGCGGACTCCGATGCGCTCTACGTCCTCCAGCATTCGCGCGGGGGAGCGGCGACAACGGATGAGACGGCCGTCTACGACGACATCATCACGGACGTGGGCCGGGAAATGTCGGCCGCTATCGACAAAGCGACCGCTGCCGGAATCGACCAGTCCCGCCTGATCCTCGATCCGGGCTTAGGATTCTCCAAGGTCGGCGATCAGGATTGGGAGGTTCTGCGGCGCTTCGACGAACTCGTCGACCTGCTCCCCGGCCGATGGCTGATCGGACATTCCCGCAAGCGCTTCCTCGGAGCCGTCGACGGTGATCGTGACACGGCGACTGCTATCGTGAGTGCACTTCTGTACGGACGCGCATGGGGCGTCCGTGTCCACAATGCTGGGGCAACCGCTGCGGCGGCCGAGCTGGCGAGGAGGATTCATGGCTGA
- the folK gene encoding 2-amino-4-hydroxy-6-hydroxymethyldihydropteridine diphosphokinase, translating to MADLYLPGGRLADRIELTGLTATGYHGVFDEERRDGQEFTVDVILHTSTSRAGASDDLAQTINYADAADHVIEIVTGEPVDLIETLAERIADRMLGTGALAVDVTVHKPSAPIPHAFTDVTVTIRRLGELLRPPKPAADVVVGIGSNLDDPVTQVEVGAGKLARVLEYEQMSRTRVTAAEVAPGMPSQPNYVNAVMIGKTTLSPLALLAELQRIEDEQGRIREEVWGPRTLDLDLISYKVADREVLSDNPDLTLPHPRAHMRSFVMEPWAEVDPWGKLRGKRIR from the coding sequence ATGGCTGATCTTTATCTCCCGGGCGGCCGCCTGGCAGACCGGATTGAGTTGACCGGGCTGACCGCGACCGGTTATCACGGTGTCTTCGACGAGGAGCGGCGAGACGGGCAGGAATTCACTGTCGACGTCATCCTCCACACGTCGACATCCCGCGCAGGTGCCTCGGACGACCTTGCGCAGACCATCAACTATGCTGATGCGGCCGATCACGTCATCGAGATCGTGACGGGTGAACCGGTCGATCTGATCGAGACTCTTGCGGAGCGTATCGCGGATCGGATGCTGGGCACGGGCGCTCTCGCTGTCGACGTGACAGTGCACAAGCCCTCCGCCCCGATCCCGCACGCCTTTACCGACGTGACGGTGACGATCCGGCGTCTCGGCGAACTGCTGCGCCCGCCCAAGCCTGCCGCTGATGTTGTCGTCGGCATCGGCTCCAACCTCGATGATCCTGTCACCCAGGTGGAGGTGGGCGCCGGAAAGCTGGCTCGAGTCCTCGAATACGAGCAGATGTCCCGGACGAGAGTGACGGCCGCAGAGGTCGCTCCCGGCATGCCATCCCAACCGAACTACGTGAACGCCGTCATGATCGGCAAGACGACGCTGTCGCCGCTCGCACTTCTTGCCGAGCTCCAGCGCATCGAGGACGAACAGGGACGGATCCGTGAAGAGGTCTGGGGTCCGCGCACTCTCGACCTTGACCTCATCTCGTACAAGGTTGCCGACCGGGAAGTGCTGTCCGATAATCCTGACCTCACGCTGCCCCATCCGAGGGCGCACATGAGGAGCTTCGTCATGGAACCATGGGCCGAGGTCGACCCGTGGGGGAAGCTCCGCGGGAAGCGCATCAGATGA
- a CDS encoding Rossmann-like and DUF2520 domain-containing protein: protein MKLGIGIISAGKVGAVLGAALARAGHTIVGVHAPSDESAERADVLLPGTPHRDVEDIVRTSELVILAVPDREIAGIVSGLAKLKAWQPGHVLVHTAGSMGSEVLAPAAAQGALGLAIHPAMTFTGTSLDLDRLVDCPFAVSGPATILPIAHALVTEIDGIPVEVPSEKRGLYHAALAHGGNHLVTVVAQAMRLLDDAGIPDPGAFLAPLAGASLDGALRSGESLLTGPIVRGDAGTVENHVRELADHPDILATYRAIAKATADRAVTRRIITPSTAKDMDRALQCDDGRMMADGGEVTGE from the coding sequence ATGAAGCTCGGCATCGGCATCATCTCCGCCGGCAAGGTCGGCGCCGTCCTGGGGGCCGCTCTCGCGCGTGCAGGGCACACGATCGTCGGCGTCCATGCCCCCTCCGATGAGTCTGCGGAGCGCGCCGACGTGCTCCTGCCCGGGACCCCACATCGCGACGTCGAGGACATCGTCCGCACCAGCGAACTCGTGATCCTGGCGGTGCCGGACAGGGAGATCGCCGGGATCGTCTCGGGCCTGGCCAAGCTGAAAGCCTGGCAGCCGGGACACGTGCTCGTCCACACGGCGGGCAGCATGGGGTCCGAGGTCTTGGCCCCCGCGGCGGCGCAGGGAGCCCTCGGCCTCGCCATTCACCCCGCCATGACCTTCACCGGAACATCGCTCGACCTCGACCGTCTCGTCGACTGCCCCTTCGCAGTCTCCGGACCCGCCACGATCCTGCCGATCGCACACGCCCTCGTCACCGAAATCGATGGTATTCCCGTCGAGGTGCCCTCCGAGAAGAGGGGCCTCTACCATGCGGCTCTTGCCCACGGGGGGAACCATCTCGTCACCGTCGTCGCCCAGGCGATGAGGCTCCTCGACGATGCTGGCATCCCCGATCCCGGAGCCTTTCTCGCGCCTCTGGCGGGAGCGAGTCTCGATGGGGCGCTGCGTTCGGGGGAGTCCCTCCTGACGGGACCGATCGTGCGCGGGGACGCGGGCACCGTGGAGAACCACGTCCGCGAACTAGCGGACCACCCCGATATTCTCGCAACCTACCGGGCGATTGCGAAGGCCACCGCCGATCGTGCCGTCACCCGCCGCATCATCACCCCCTCGACAGCGAAGGACATGGATCGAGCGCTCCAGTGTGACGATGGTCGAATGATGGCCGATGGCGGGGAAGTTACCGGCGAGTAG
- the panC gene encoding pantoate--beta-alanine ligase, protein MTHLVTTKQELRQRIRDANGSIGLVMTMGALHAGHRRLIDAARAHSDTVVVSIYVNPLQFAPGEDFDAYPRQLEKDMEILGDVDIVFAPSDDEMYENEPLVRIDPGQVATRFEGATRPTHFAGVLQVVAKVFNLVRPDVAYFGQKDAQQLALITTMVRDLDMGIDIVGVPIVRDSDGLALSSRNTYLSPEERTTALALVQALTAAREAARGGLPPAETERLLGETLAGTTGVDVDYATIVSPETFQGVSSNARTGLAIVAARVGATRLIDNMEVSFG, encoded by the coding sequence GTGACTCACCTCGTAACAACTAAGCAGGAGCTGCGCCAGCGGATCCGTGATGCCAACGGCTCGATCGGCCTCGTCATGACGATGGGGGCGCTGCACGCGGGACACCGCAGGCTCATCGATGCTGCCCGCGCCCACTCCGACACGGTCGTCGTCTCCATCTACGTCAACCCGCTCCAGTTCGCGCCGGGGGAGGACTTCGACGCCTACCCGCGACAGCTCGAGAAGGACATGGAGATCCTCGGGGATGTCGATATTGTGTTCGCACCGAGTGACGACGAGATGTACGAGAATGAGCCTCTCGTGCGGATCGACCCGGGGCAGGTCGCGACCCGCTTCGAGGGCGCTACCCGGCCCACACACTTCGCCGGCGTGCTCCAGGTCGTCGCGAAAGTCTTCAACCTGGTCCGCCCCGACGTCGCCTACTTCGGGCAGAAGGACGCCCAACAGCTCGCCCTCATCACAACCATGGTGAGGGATCTGGACATGGGGATCGACATCGTCGGCGTCCCCATCGTCCGCGACAGTGACGGCCTCGCGCTCTCCTCCCGCAACACCTATCTCAGCCCCGAGGAGCGCACGACCGCGCTCGCACTCGTGCAGGCGCTCACTGCGGCACGAGAAGCCGCCAGGGGCGGGCTGCCGCCCGCCGAGACAGAACGACTGCTCGGCGAGACGCTGGCGGGGACGACGGGCGTGGACGTTGACTACGCCACCATCGTGAGCCCCGAGACGTTCCAGGGAGTATCCTCGAACGCGCGGACCGGTCTCGCGATCGTCGCCGCACGGGTGGGAGCAACCCGCCTCATCGACAACATGGAGGTGTCTTTTGGCTAA
- a CDS encoding PH domain-containing protein, which yields MTVATPLAPGITFTRISTDHAKVRALVGAFWFVPVAVILIIAAVAWSSLLWLIISLAAVLVLILSVTAVKVRAVYYTGYHETDEELLVCRGIMFRRLDVVPYGRMQEVKVEDGPLLRGYGLASITMETASATADAKIPGVPRAEADRLRRRLTELGTTKMEGL from the coding sequence ATGACAGTCGCCACCCCGCTCGCGCCAGGAATCACCTTCACCCGAATATCGACCGATCATGCGAAGGTTCGCGCGCTCGTCGGCGCCTTCTGGTTCGTGCCCGTCGCGGTGATCCTCATCATCGCGGCAGTGGCCTGGTCCAGCCTGCTCTGGCTGATCATCTCCCTTGCCGCCGTGCTCGTCCTGATCCTGAGCGTCACGGCCGTCAAAGTGCGGGCCGTCTACTACACGGGCTACCACGAGACGGACGAGGAACTGCTCGTGTGCCGGGGGATCATGTTCCGCAGGCTCGACGTCGTCCCCTACGGCCGCATGCAGGAGGTGAAGGTGGAAGACGGGCCGCTCCTGCGCGGGTACGGTCTCGCGTCGATCACGATGGAGACGGCGTCCGCCACGGCGGACGCGAAGATCCCCGGCGTGCCCCGCGCAGAGGCCGATCGGCTGCGCCGCCGCCTCACCGAGCTGGGAACGACGAAGATGGAGGGGCTGTGA
- a CDS encoding PH domain-containing protein: protein MTDRNMPPEEAAPVNDSSSVDEAMAQVASTIPEGDWSRFHWATPLLSLWKVWAALAAAAFSILLQVAEEGFSEVWQAITGITTTWVLIVAGGALALSLLVILMSWLVWRKQAYVLAPSGVHYRSGIFSGTHRHVRWDRIQSVEIKQGIIPRLLGLGSIMIDSASSSGSNLSLGLLKMNEIQALRSQILTIASAARAGTEFSVDRGESVGDLYDPDDAYAAEKPFYQLPTGRLVGSILLSGILLTTLGALAAVLVPLIWLDGGFSFGLVVAAGGTVAALWGQFNLNHGLKLFLTRDGIRVRRGLTTTTTQTIPPRRIHAVTLEQPFLWRRKDWWKVKILIAGSVIDEDSINSAMTRSTIMPVGTRADALDLLWTIIPSVGVDDLGGFFDDALSGTGPSRFFAPTPPSARFLDPFRRRRNGLVLTSTVAAHRDGWLTRRLTVALHGHWQGLKASQGPVQARLGLGTFELSLVAGDTTWSASNFSIDQVWGFLSEERQHGLHARAVNDRESIEQWSQRVGVA from the coding sequence GTGACAGACCGGAACATGCCGCCAGAAGAGGCCGCGCCGGTGAATGATTCCTCGTCAGTGGACGAGGCGATGGCGCAGGTCGCCTCGACGATCCCCGAGGGCGACTGGAGCCGTTTCCATTGGGCCACGCCGCTGCTGTCCCTGTGGAAGGTGTGGGCGGCCCTCGCGGCCGCAGCATTCTCCATCCTCCTCCAGGTCGCCGAGGAGGGCTTCTCCGAGGTGTGGCAGGCGATCACGGGGATCACGACGACATGGGTCCTGATCGTCGCGGGAGGCGCGCTCGCGCTCTCGCTCCTCGTCATCCTCATGTCCTGGCTTGTCTGGCGCAAGCAGGCCTACGTCCTCGCGCCCTCGGGCGTGCACTACCGGTCCGGGATCTTCTCCGGAACCCACCGTCACGTCCGGTGGGACAGGATCCAGTCCGTCGAGATCAAGCAGGGCATCATCCCCCGCCTCCTCGGCCTCGGCTCGATCATGATCGATTCAGCCTCCTCGTCAGGCAGCAATCTCTCGCTCGGCCTGTTGAAGATGAACGAGATCCAGGCCCTGCGAAGCCAGATCCTGACGATCGCGAGCGCGGCACGCGCCGGAACAGAGTTCTCGGTCGACCGGGGGGAGAGCGTCGGAGACCTCTACGACCCGGATGATGCGTACGCGGCAGAGAAGCCCTTCTACCAGCTTCCCACGGGCCGGCTGGTGGGGTCGATCCTCCTGTCCGGCATCCTCCTCACCACACTGGGCGCGCTGGCCGCGGTCCTCGTGCCGCTGATCTGGCTCGACGGAGGCTTCTCCTTCGGACTCGTCGTCGCGGCAGGCGGCACGGTGGCCGCGCTGTGGGGACAGTTCAACCTCAATCACGGCCTCAAGCTGTTCCTCACCCGCGACGGCATCCGTGTCCGCCGGGGACTGACGACGACAACGACGCAGACGATCCCGCCGAGACGCATTCACGCCGTCACACTCGAACAGCCCTTCCTGTGGCGCCGGAAGGACTGGTGGAAGGTGAAGATCCTCATCGCAGGCTCTGTCATCGACGAGGATTCGATCAACTCCGCGATGACGAGGAGCACGATCATGCCTGTCGGCACGCGTGCGGATGCTCTCGACCTGCTGTGGACCATTATCCCGAGCGTCGGCGTCGACGACCTTGGGGGCTTCTTCGATGATGCTCTCTCGGGCACGGGCCCGTCGCGGTTCTTCGCTCCCACGCCCCCGTCCGCACGCTTTCTCGACCCGTTCCGCAGGCGCAGGAACGGACTCGTCCTCACGTCCACTGTCGCTGCCCACCGAGACGGTTGGCTGACGAGACGGCTCACGGTTGCGCTGCACGGCCACTGGCAGGGCCTCAAAGCCTCACAGGGTCCCGTCCAGGCACGTCTGGGGCTCGGCACGTTCGAGCTCAGCCTCGTGGCCGGCGATACGACGTGGAGTGCATCGAACTTCAGCATCGACCAGGTGTGGGGCTTCCTGTCCGAGGAGCGGCAGCACGGCCTGCATGCTCGCGCCGTCAACGACCGGGAGTCCATCGAACAATGGTCCCAGCGAGTAGGAGTGGCATGA
- a CDS encoding DUF3180 family protein: MTSPIQMLSWFLLGALAAFLGMSVWIDSTVALIAIPSLSWTIPLVLALALLASAWQVRAMAKGATSSVTPLTAARIAILCQACSRAGMLLAGIGLGAWLAASDNHAIFLDQQAAHSLWMGLASAALGGAGRLGEWWCSIDDDEEEPPGAPAGA, translated from the coding sequence ATGACGTCCCCGATCCAGATGCTCTCGTGGTTCCTGCTCGGCGCCCTTGCCGCTTTCCTCGGCATGTCCGTCTGGATCGACTCCACGGTGGCCTTGATCGCCATCCCATCCCTGTCATGGACGATCCCCCTCGTTCTCGCACTCGCTCTTCTCGCCTCTGCCTGGCAGGTCCGTGCCATGGCGAAAGGCGCCACGTCCTCGGTGACTCCGCTCACCGCCGCTCGGATCGCTATCCTCTGCCAGGCGTGCAGCCGTGCCGGGATGCTTCTCGCGGGGATCGGGCTCGGTGCCTGGCTGGCAGCCTCGGACAATCACGCCATATTCCTCGACCAGCAGGCGGCACACTCCCTGTGGATGGGACTCGCGTCGGCCGCACTGGGCGGAGCGGGGCGCCTCGGGGAGTGGTGGTGCTCGATCGACGACGACGAAGAGGAACCCCCGGGGGCACCTGCCGGAGCCTGA